One Acropora palmata chromosome 2, jaAcrPala1.3, whole genome shotgun sequence genomic window carries:
- the LOC141874011 gene encoding putative skeletal organic matrix protein 5, with product MENIQGCGGGGWTLVMKIDGAKTTFSYDSDLWTNKMPLNQSSGKSGFDYDETKMPSFWSTPFTKLCLGMQAAGQETNWITVSYKARSLHSLMSTNTHHATNVGRGRWKSLVADSSLQINCNMEGFNVKPSGGENDAAVTRIGILGDNGNNCGSCNSRIGFGSKGLRLGQHDDNSCGNECVDIRADNGEKHIKANCFILLQ from the exons ATGGAGAACATTCAAGGCTGTGGTGGAGGAGGCTGGACACTAGTGATGAAGATTGATGGTGCAAAG ACTACATTCTCCTACGACTCAGACTTGTGGACTAACAAAATGCCATTAAACCAATCTTCTGGTAAATCAGGCTTCGACTATGATGAAACGAAAATGCCAAGTTTCTGGAGTACGCCTTTCACCAAACTTTGTCTCGGGATGCAAGCTGCAGGACAAGAAACCAACTGGATAACAGTTTCTTATAAAGCGAGGTCCTTACACTCGCTTATGTCAACCAACACTCACCATGCAACGAATGTTGGCAGAGGCAGATGGAAATCTCTCGTAGCTGATTCATCACTTCAGATAAACTGCAACATGGAAGGTTTTAATGTAAAGCCTTCTGGTGGAGAAAACGATGCTGCAGTCACACGAATTGGTATCTTGGGAGATAATGGAAACAATTGCGGCTCCTGCAATTCAAGAATTGGATTTGGTTCCAAAGGATTAAGATTAGGGCAACATGATGACAACTCCTGTGGCAACGAATGTGTTGATATAAGAGCAGATAACGgagaaaaacatatcaaagCTAACTGCTTTATCCTTCTTCAATAG
- the LOC141873695 gene encoding putative skeletal organic matrix protein 5, giving the protein MENIQGCGGGGWTLVMKIDGAKATFSYNSDLWTNKMPLNQSSGKSGFDHDETKMPSFWSTPFTKLCLGMQVAGQETNWITVSYKARSLHSLMSTNTHHATNVGRGRWKSLVADSSLQINCNMEGFNVKPSGGENDAAVTRIGILGNKGSRNSQHDDNSCGNESDASGADNEEKHIKANCFILLQ; this is encoded by the exons ATGGAGAACATCCAAGGATGTGGTGGAGGAGGCTGGACACTAGTGATGAAGATTGATGGGGCAAAG GCTACATTCTCCTACAACTCAGACTTGTGGACCAACAAAATGCCATTAAACCAATCTTCTGGTAAATCAGGCTTCGACCATGATGAAACGAAAATGCCAAGTTTCTGGAGTACGCCTTTCACGAAACTTTGTCTTGGAATGCAAGTTGCAGGACAAGAAACCAACTGGATAACAGTTTCTTATAAAGCGAGGTCCTTACACTCGCTTATGTCAACCAACACTCACCATGCAACGAATGTTGGCAGAGGCAGATGGAAATCTCTCGTAGCTGATTCATCACTTCAGATAAACTGCAACATGGAAGGTTTTAATGTAAAGCCTTCTGGTGGAGAAAACGATGCTGCAGTCACACGAATTGGTATCTTGGGAAATAAAGGATCAAGAAATAGCCAACACGACGACAACTCCTGTGGCAACGAATCTGACGCCTCTGGAGCAGACAACGaagaaaaacatatcaaagCTAACTGTTTTATCCTTCTTCAATAG
- the LOC141874843 gene encoding protein glp-1-like gives MHLLLVAVAFCCITKTECCKVKEFLEPIQGKVLKGHVIKTLFVGQEKMCQAHCFMDDICQSINVSPQLDNGQWRCELNDAGGQENLIDEAGQVYYFTKNPCNSSPCIKNATCRSSFLDGDSYTCVCPAGFTGAMCNEDIDECKHELHNCSSDQSCVNQIGSFICLPDPTGCDGSESSQLKNKGCSASKSCLVLCRCLG, from the exons ATGCACCTTCTACTGGTAGCAGTTGCATTCTGTTGCATTACTAAAACAg AATGTTGCAAGGTTAAAGAATTTTTGGAACCCATCCAAGGAAAAGTTCTTAAAGGTCACGTAATCAAAACACTATTCGTGGGCCAAGAAAAAATGTGCCAGGCTCATTGCTTCATGGACGACATATGCCAGTCAATCAATGTCAGTCCCCAACTTGATAATGGACAATGGAGATGCGAGCTCAACGATGCAGGTGGACAGGAAAATTTAATCGACGAAGCTGGCCAGGTTTATTATTTCACCAAG AATCCGTGCAACTCATCTCCGTGTATAAAAAATGCAACCTGTAGATCAAGTTTCCTCGATGGTGACAGCTACACATGCGTTTGTCCGGCAGGTTTCACTGGAGCGATGTGCAATGAAG aTATTGACGAATGCAAACATGAATTGCACAACTGCTCATCTGACCAGTCGTGTGTTAATCAGATTGGTTCTTTTATCTGTTTACCCGACCCAACTGGATGCGACGGAAGTGAATCCTCTCAGCTGAAAA aTAAAGGTTGCAGCGCATCAAAATCCTGCCTTGTCCTGTGCAGATGTCTTGGCTAA